A window of Leclercia adecarboxylata contains these coding sequences:
- the paaZ gene encoding phenylacetic acid degradation bifunctional protein PaaZ — translation MQQLASFLSGTWQSGRGRERTIQHAISGESLWSVTSEGLDMAAARRYAIEKGGEALHAMTFIERAAMLKAVARHLLSQKETFYALSAQTGATRADSWVDIEGGIGTLFTFASLGSRELPDDTLWPEDELIPLSKEGGFAARHVLTSKSGVAVHINAFNFPCWGMLEKLAPTWLAGMPAIIKPATATAQVTQAMVKAIVDSGLVPDGAINLICGGAGDLLDQLDHQDVVTFTGSAVTGQSLRVHPNIVAKSIPFTMEADSLNCCVLGDDVTPEQPEFALFIREVVREMTAKAGQKCTAIRRIMVPQAQVEAVSQALIARLEKAAVGDPAQEGIKMGALVNAEQRADVQEKVDALISAGCQALLGGKADLNAVGAFFPPTLLFCPQPDETPAVHATEAFGPVATLMPYQSREHAMALARAGEGSLAGTLVTADLRLARQFITGAARAHGRIQILNEESAKESTGHGSPLPQLVHGGPGRAGGGEELGGLRAVKHYLQRTAIQGSPSMLAAISQQWVRGARVQEDRVHPFRKYFEELQPGDSLLTPRRTLTETDIVNFACLSGDHFYAHMDKIGAAESIFGERVVHGYFLISAAAGLFVDAGVGPVIANYGMENLRFIEPVKPGDTIQVRLTCKRKTLKKQRTAEEKPTGVVEWAVEIVNQHQQPVALYSILTLVSRQHGDFGA, via the coding sequence ATGCAGCAGTTAGCCAGCTTCTTATCCGGCACCTGGCAGTCTGGCCGGGGCCGTGAGCGCACCATTCAACACGCCATCAGCGGGGAATCCCTCTGGTCCGTCACCAGCGAAGGGCTGGACATGGCCGCCGCGCGTCGCTACGCCATTGAGAAAGGCGGCGAAGCGCTTCACGCCATGACCTTCATTGAGCGCGCCGCGATGCTGAAAGCGGTAGCCAGACATCTGTTGAGCCAGAAAGAGACCTTCTATGCCCTGTCGGCACAAACCGGGGCCACCCGCGCCGACAGCTGGGTGGATATCGAGGGCGGGATCGGGACGCTGTTCACCTTCGCGAGCCTCGGCAGCCGCGAACTGCCGGACGATACCCTGTGGCCGGAAGATGAACTGATTCCCCTCTCTAAAGAGGGCGGATTCGCCGCGCGCCACGTGCTGACCTCCAAATCCGGCGTCGCGGTGCACATCAACGCCTTTAACTTCCCCTGCTGGGGGATGCTGGAAAAACTGGCCCCCACCTGGCTGGCGGGGATGCCGGCGATCATCAAACCGGCCACCGCCACCGCCCAGGTGACCCAGGCGATGGTGAAAGCCATTGTCGACAGCGGCCTGGTGCCGGACGGCGCCATTAATCTTATCTGCGGCGGCGCGGGGGATCTGCTTGACCAGCTCGACCATCAGGACGTGGTGACCTTTACCGGCTCTGCCGTTACCGGCCAGTCCCTGCGCGTACACCCGAACATCGTGGCGAAATCCATTCCGTTTACCATGGAAGCCGACTCCCTGAACTGCTGCGTGCTGGGGGATGACGTTACCCCGGAGCAGCCAGAGTTTGCGCTGTTTATCCGGGAGGTGGTGCGGGAGATGACCGCCAAAGCCGGGCAGAAATGCACCGCAATCCGCCGCATCATGGTGCCGCAGGCGCAGGTGGAGGCCGTCAGCCAGGCGCTGATCGCCCGTCTTGAAAAAGCGGCGGTTGGCGACCCGGCGCAGGAAGGGATCAAAATGGGTGCCCTGGTCAACGCCGAGCAGCGTGCCGACGTGCAGGAGAAAGTGGATGCCCTGATCTCCGCAGGCTGCCAGGCGCTGTTGGGCGGTAAAGCCGACCTGAATGCCGTCGGGGCCTTCTTCCCGCCGACGCTGCTGTTCTGCCCGCAGCCGGACGAAACCCCTGCGGTCCACGCCACCGAAGCCTTTGGCCCGGTAGCGACCCTGATGCCGTATCAGTCCCGGGAACACGCCATGGCTCTGGCCCGCGCCGGGGAAGGCAGCCTCGCCGGAACGCTGGTGACCGCCGATCTGCGCCTGGCGCGTCAGTTTATCACCGGGGCCGCCCGCGCCCACGGTCGTATCCAGATCCTTAACGAGGAGTCGGCTAAAGAGTCCACCGGCCACGGCTCTCCGCTGCCGCAGCTGGTACACGGCGGCCCGGGCCGCGCGGGGGGCGGCGAAGAGCTGGGGGGCCTGCGGGCGGTGAAGCACTATCTGCAACGCACCGCCATCCAGGGCAGCCCGAGCATGCTGGCCGCCATCAGCCAGCAGTGGGTGCGCGGCGCCCGGGTGCAGGAAGATCGCGTTCATCCGTTCCGCAAATACTTCGAGGAGCTGCAGCCGGGCGACAGCCTGCTGACCCCGCGCCGCACCCTGACCGAGACCGATATCGTCAACTTTGCCTGCCTGAGCGGGGATCATTTCTACGCCCACATGGACAAGATCGGCGCGGCGGAGTCCATCTTCGGCGAGCGCGTGGTGCACGGTTACTTCCTGATCTCCGCCGCGGCGGGGCTGTTCGTCGACGCGGGCGTCGGGCCGGTGATCGCCAACTACGGCATGGAGAACCTGCGCTTTATCGAGCCGGTGAAGCCGGGCGATACCATCCAGGTGCGGCTGACCTGCAAGCGCAAGACGCTGAAGAAGCAGCGCACGGCGGAAGAGAAACCGACCGGCGTGGTGGAATGGGCGGTTGAGATCGTCAACCAGCACCAGCAGCCGGTGGCGCTCTACTCCATCCTGACCCTCGTCTCTCGTCAGCACGGAGATTTTGGCGCCTGA
- the tynA gene encoding primary-amine oxidase, whose product MGSSSIFSPRKTALALAVACLFSGQVLAHGGAAHMVEMDKTLTEFGADVQWDDYAQMYTISKDGAFIKVKPGATTAMVNGKPLTLQAPVVMKDNKAWISDTFVNDVFQSGLDQTFQVEKTPHPLNALSADEIKQAVEIVKASPDFKPNTRFTQIALAEPEKAKVWDFVLNGTAVDAPRQANITMLDGKFIIEALVDLNDKKILHWEPIKDAHGMVLLDDFMAVQKIVIGSPEYVDALKKRGINDPSKVMTTPLTVGFFDGKDGLKQEDRLLKVVSYLDTGDGNYWAHPIENLVAVVDLVEKKIVKIEEGAVVPVPMQSRPYDGRDREPVEHKPLEIVEPEGKNYTITGNMIHWQNWDFHLSLDSRVGPIISTVTFNDNGKKRQVMYEGSLGGMIVPYGDPDVGWYFKAYLDSGDYGMGTLTSPLVRGKDVPSNAVLLNQTIPDYTGAPMEIPRAMAIFERYAGPEYKHQEMNQPNVSTERRELVVRWISTVGNYDYIFDWVFHENGTIGIDAGATGIEAVKGVMAKTMHDPSAKDDTKYGTLIDHNIVGTTHQHIYNFRLDMDVDGTNNTLVAMDPEVKPNTAGGPRTSTMQINQYNIDSEQQAAQKFDPGTIRLLSNTSKENRMGNPVSYQIIPYAGGTHPVATGAKFAPDEWIYHRLSFMDKQLWVTRYHPNEMYPEGKFPNRSAHDQGLGQFSKDNESLNNQDDVVWMTTGTTHVARAEEWPIMPTEWVHTLLKPWNFFDETPSLGKKKEAQ is encoded by the coding sequence ATGGGAAGCTCCTCAATTTTTTCTCCACGTAAAACGGCGCTGGCGTTGGCCGTTGCCTGTCTCTTTTCCGGTCAGGTGCTGGCTCACGGTGGCGCAGCGCATATGGTCGAGATGGACAAAACCCTGACCGAATTTGGCGCTGATGTGCAGTGGGACGACTACGCCCAGATGTACACCATCAGCAAAGACGGGGCCTTCATCAAAGTGAAGCCGGGCGCAACGACCGCCATGGTTAACGGCAAGCCGCTCACCCTGCAGGCGCCGGTGGTGATGAAAGACAACAAGGCCTGGATCTCCGATACCTTTGTCAACGATGTGTTCCAGTCCGGTCTTGACCAGACCTTCCAGGTAGAGAAGACCCCGCACCCGCTGAATGCCCTCTCCGCAGATGAGATCAAACAGGCCGTCGAGATTGTCAAAGCCTCGCCGGATTTTAAACCGAACACCCGCTTTACCCAGATCGCCCTGGCCGAGCCGGAAAAAGCCAAGGTGTGGGATTTCGTGCTGAACGGCACGGCGGTGGACGCCCCGCGTCAGGCCAATATCACCATGCTGGACGGCAAATTTATTATCGAAGCGCTGGTCGATCTGAATGATAAGAAAATCCTGCACTGGGAGCCGATCAAGGACGCCCACGGCATGGTGCTGCTGGATGACTTTATGGCGGTGCAGAAGATCGTCATCGGTAGCCCGGAGTATGTCGATGCGCTGAAAAAACGCGGCATCAACGATCCAAGTAAGGTCATGACCACCCCGCTGACCGTCGGCTTTTTTGACGGTAAGGATGGCCTGAAGCAGGAAGACAGGCTGCTGAAAGTGGTGAGCTACCTGGATACCGGCGACGGCAACTACTGGGCGCACCCGATTGAAAACCTGGTGGCGGTCGTCGACCTGGTTGAGAAGAAAATCGTCAAAATTGAAGAAGGCGCCGTTGTGCCGGTGCCGATGCAGTCCCGTCCGTATGACGGCCGCGATCGCGAGCCGGTAGAGCATAAACCGCTGGAGATCGTGGAGCCGGAAGGCAAGAACTACACCATTACCGGCAATATGATCCACTGGCAGAACTGGGATTTCCACCTGAGCCTCGACTCCCGCGTCGGGCCCATTATCTCCACCGTCACCTTTAACGATAATGGCAAAAAACGCCAGGTGATGTACGAAGGGTCGCTGGGCGGGATGATCGTCCCTTACGGCGACCCGGACGTGGGCTGGTACTTCAAGGCCTATCTGGATTCCGGCGATTACGGCATGGGCACCCTGACCTCTCCGCTGGTGCGCGGCAAGGATGTGCCATCCAACGCCGTGCTGCTGAATCAGACCATCCCGGACTACACCGGTGCGCCGATGGAGATCCCGCGGGCCATGGCGATTTTCGAGCGTTACGCCGGGCCGGAGTATAAGCACCAGGAGATGAATCAGCCGAACGTCAGCACCGAACGTCGCGAGCTGGTGGTGCGCTGGATCAGTACCGTGGGGAACTACGACTACATCTTCGACTGGGTGTTCCACGAAAACGGCACCATCGGCATTGATGCCGGGGCGACCGGTATCGAAGCAGTGAAAGGGGTGATGGCGAAAACCATGCACGATCCGAGCGCCAAAGACGATACGAAGTACGGCACGCTGATTGACCACAACATCGTCGGCACCACCCACCAGCACATCTATAACTTCCGTCTGGATATGGACGTGGATGGTACCAACAACACCCTGGTGGCGATGGATCCGGAAGTGAAGCCGAACACCGCGGGCGGCCCGCGTACCAGTACCATGCAGATCAACCAGTACAACATCGACAGCGAGCAGCAGGCGGCGCAAAAATTTGACCCGGGCACCATTCGTCTGCTGAGCAATACCAGCAAAGAGAACCGCATGGGCAATCCGGTCTCCTACCAGATCATCCCATACGCGGGCGGCACGCACCCGGTGGCCACCGGCGCGAAATTCGCCCCGGACGAGTGGATCTATCACCGCCTGAGCTTTATGGATAAACAGCTGTGGGTGACCCGCTACCATCCGAACGAGATGTACCCGGAAGGCAAATTCCCGAACCGTTCCGCCCACGACCAGGGGCTGGGGCAGTTCAGCAAGGATAATGAGTCGCTGAATAACCAGGATGACGTGGTGTGGATGACCACCGGCACGACCCACGTGGCCCGTGCGGAAGAGTGGCCGATCATGCCGACCGAGTGGGTGCATACCCTGCTCAAACCCTGGAACTTCTTCGACGAGACGCCGTCTCTGGGTAAGAAGAAAGAGGCGCAGTAA
- a CDS encoding alkyl/aryl-sulfatase, which produces MRFNLIARSLALAGFLVSASSATYAAEGPKEAAAATQQANNALFSQLPFSDNADFTDAHKGFIAALPTEVIKGEQGNVVWNPQQYAFIKEGEKAPDTVNPSLWRQAQLINISGLFEVTDGVYQIRNLDLSNMTIIEGATGITVVDPLVSAETAKVGMDLYYKNRGQKPVVAVIYTHSHVDHYGGVRGVVDEADVKSGKVKIYAPAGFMEAAVAENIMAGNVMSRRASYMYGNLLKPDPKGQVGAGLGTTTSAGTVTLLAPTNIIEKDGQKETIDGLTYDFMLAPGSEAPSEMLWYIEEKKLIESAEDVTHTLHNTYSLRGAKIREPLPWSKYINEAIVRWGDKAEVLMAQHHWPTWGNDNVVKLLKSQRDLYRYINDQTLRMANQGMTRDEIAANFKLPDSLAHTWANRGYYGSVSHDVKATYVLYLGWFDGNPAALDELPPEEAAKKYVDYMGGADTILQKAKTDFDQGNYRWVAQVVSKVVFADPNNQAARNLEADALEQLGYQAESGPWRNFYLTGAQELRNGVVKGPTPNTASPDTVRAMTPEMFFDYLAVHINGEKAGTAKSVFNIDLGSDGGKYKLELENGVLNHTANAEAKDADATITLNRDTLNKIILKETTLKQAEESGAVKVTGDGTKLDTMLSYMDKFEFWFNIVTP; this is translated from the coding sequence ATGAGATTCAACTTGATAGCAAGAAGCCTTGCGCTTGCAGGGTTCCTGGTTTCTGCCAGCAGCGCAACCTACGCAGCCGAAGGGCCTAAAGAGGCCGCCGCCGCCACTCAGCAAGCCAATAATGCGCTGTTCAGCCAGCTGCCTTTCTCCGATAACGCCGACTTCACCGATGCCCATAAAGGCTTTATCGCCGCGCTTCCCACAGAGGTGATCAAAGGCGAACAGGGGAATGTGGTCTGGAACCCGCAACAATACGCCTTTATTAAAGAGGGCGAAAAAGCGCCGGATACCGTCAACCCGAGCTTATGGCGCCAGGCGCAGCTGATTAATATCAGCGGCCTGTTTGAGGTCACGGACGGGGTGTACCAGATCCGCAACCTCGACCTGTCGAATATGACCATTATCGAAGGGGCGACCGGTATTACCGTGGTTGACCCGCTGGTCTCAGCGGAAACGGCAAAAGTCGGGATGGATCTCTACTACAAAAACCGCGGGCAAAAACCGGTGGTCGCGGTGATCTACACGCACAGCCACGTTGACCACTACGGCGGCGTGCGCGGCGTGGTGGACGAAGCCGACGTTAAATCCGGCAAGGTGAAGATCTACGCCCCGGCGGGCTTTATGGAGGCCGCAGTAGCAGAGAACATTATGGCCGGCAACGTGATGAGCCGTCGCGCCAGCTATATGTACGGTAACCTGCTGAAACCCGATCCAAAAGGCCAGGTGGGCGCGGGGCTTGGTACAACGACTTCCGCCGGTACCGTAACCCTGCTTGCCCCGACTAACATCATCGAAAAAGATGGCCAGAAGGAGACCATCGACGGCCTGACCTATGACTTTATGCTGGCACCGGGCTCGGAAGCGCCGTCAGAAATGCTCTGGTATATCGAAGAGAAAAAACTGATCGAATCCGCCGAGGATGTGACCCATACCCTGCATAACACCTACTCCCTGCGCGGGGCGAAAATCCGCGAGCCGCTGCCGTGGTCGAAATACATCAACGAAGCCATCGTGCGCTGGGGTGACAAAGCCGAAGTGCTGATGGCCCAGCACCACTGGCCGACCTGGGGTAATGACAACGTGGTTAAGCTGCTGAAGAGCCAGCGTGACCTGTATCGTTACATCAACGACCAGACCCTGCGCATGGCGAACCAGGGTATGACCCGGGACGAAATTGCCGCCAACTTTAAACTGCCGGATTCACTGGCGCACACCTGGGCTAACCGCGGTTACTACGGCTCGGTGAGCCACGACGTGAAAGCCACCTACGTGCTCTACCTTGGCTGGTTCGACGGCAACCCGGCCGCCCTGGATGAACTGCCGCCGGAAGAGGCTGCGAAGAAATACGTAGATTACATGGGCGGTGCGGACACCATTCTGCAGAAGGCCAAAACCGACTTCGACCAGGGGAACTACCGCTGGGTGGCGCAGGTGGTAAGCAAGGTGGTGTTTGCCGATCCGAACAACCAGGCGGCGCGTAATCTGGAGGCGGACGCGCTCGAGCAACTGGGCTATCAGGCGGAATCGGGTCCGTGGCGTAACTTCTACCTTACCGGCGCGCAGGAGCTGCGTAACGGCGTGGTGAAAGGGCCGACCCCGAACACCGCCAGCCCGGATACGGTGCGGGCGATGACGCCGGAGATGTTCTTCGACTATCTGGCGGTTCACATTAACGGCGAAAAAGCCGGGACGGCAAAATCGGTGTTTAACATCGACCTGGGCAGCGACGGCGGCAAATACAAACTGGAGCTGGAGAACGGGGTGCTGAACCACACCGCGAACGCTGAGGCAAAAGATGCCGATGCGACCATTACCCTGAACCGCGATACGCTGAATAAAATTATCCTCAAGGAGACCACCCTGAAACAGGCTGAGGAGAGCGGCGCGGTAAAAGTAACTGGCGACGGCACCAAACTTGATACTATGCTGAGTTATATGGATAAATTTGAGTTCTGGTTCAACATTGTTACACCGTAA
- a CDS encoding GGDEF domain-containing protein, whose amino-acid sequence MVTRGLAISIPWLTLVNIGFALIVLLRNGLFDGIDALYQVSAISASIIDTLMLAVIILFGLSLLLVWRKIPGLSLLLLLAGLIWACCSVWFIAHLQLPFAWPLCTTLLMTSLAALYFYPVGLVCYTLPLWIAMPVASAVLNQGISMRFLVVWLIFTAILVYGRFILLRWFDEAWLRHQQNQALIARLDALAHQDPLTATANRRAMESVLMQAVEQGRDFALIMLDVDEFKRYNDFYGHQAGDECLAAVAQTLKQVVRSPDDLVSRYGGEEFLLILFDATQKVAEQVAARIQKGLHAAAIPHAASTVSDSVTVSMGIASMTDGQTASELIAQADAALYRAKNAGRNRWSC is encoded by the coding sequence ATGGTCACCCGCGGGCTGGCCATTAGTATTCCGTGGCTGACCCTCGTTAACATTGGCTTTGCGCTGATAGTGCTGTTGCGTAACGGGCTGTTCGACGGCATTGACGCCCTGTACCAGGTCAGTGCCATCAGCGCCAGCATCATAGACACGCTGATGCTGGCGGTAATCATTCTGTTTGGTCTCTCCCTGCTGCTGGTCTGGCGAAAAATCCCGGGGCTGAGTCTGCTGCTGTTGCTGGCAGGGCTTATCTGGGCCTGCTGCAGCGTCTGGTTTATCGCGCATCTGCAGCTCCCGTTTGCCTGGCCGCTCTGTACCACCCTGCTGATGACCTCGCTGGCGGCACTCTATTTTTATCCCGTCGGTCTTGTCTGCTATACGCTGCCGCTGTGGATTGCGATGCCCGTTGCCAGCGCGGTGCTGAACCAGGGCATCAGCATGCGCTTCCTGGTGGTGTGGCTTATCTTTACGGCGATCCTGGTCTACGGACGGTTCATTTTATTGCGCTGGTTCGATGAAGCCTGGCTGCGCCACCAGCAGAACCAGGCGCTGATTGCCCGCCTGGATGCGCTGGCGCATCAGGATCCCCTCACCGCCACCGCGAACCGCCGGGCAATGGAGTCGGTGCTGATGCAGGCTGTAGAACAAGGAAGGGATTTTGCGCTGATCATGCTCGATGTCGATGAGTTTAAGCGCTACAACGATTTTTACGGACACCAGGCCGGGGATGAGTGTCTGGCGGCGGTGGCGCAGACGCTTAAACAGGTGGTGCGCAGCCCGGACGATCTGGTGTCGCGCTATGGCGGCGAGGAGTTTCTGCTGATCCTGTTTGATGCGACGCAAAAAGTGGCGGAACAGGTGGCGGCGCGCATTCAGAAGGGTCTGCACGCTGCGGCTATTCCGCATGCTGCCTCAACGGTCAGCGACAGCGTCACGGTCAGCATGGGGATCGCTTCGATGACCGATGGTCAGACGGCCAGCGAGCTGATTGCCCAGGCCGACGCCGCGCTGTACCGGGCGAAAAATGCAGGACGAAACCGCTGGTCCTGCTAA
- a CDS encoding aldehyde dehydrogenase family protein, whose protein sequence is MSDTQVAVLHSVQQFLDRQHGLWIEGQQSASDSEKRLDIFNPATGQAIASTADASAQDVDRAVMSGWRAFVARSWSGKLPAERERILLRFADLVEQHTEELAQLETLEQGKSINISRAFEVGCTLNWMRYTAGLTTKISGKTLDLSIPMPQGARYQAWTRKEPIGVVAGIVPWNFPLLIGMWKVMPALAAGCSIVIKPSETTPLTLLRVAELASEAGIPDGVFNVVTGSGAVCGAALTNHPHIAKVSFTGSTATGKQIARAAADRLMGVTLELGGKNPAIVLKDADPAWVIEGLMTGSFLNQGQVCAASSRIYIEAPLFDTLVSGFEQAVKSLSVGPGMSQTAHINPLVSRAHCDKVQTFLDEAQSRQAELISGNRGPNGEGYYVSPTLVVNPDASLRLTREEVFGPVVNLVRVADGEEALRLANDTEYGLTASVWTQNISKALEYTDRLQAGTVWVNSHTLIDANLPFGGMKQSGTGRDFGPDWLDGWCETKSVCVRY, encoded by the coding sequence ATGTCTGATACACAGGTCGCAGTACTGCACAGCGTGCAGCAATTTCTGGATCGCCAGCACGGCCTCTGGATTGAGGGACAACAGTCCGCCTCCGACAGCGAAAAGCGTCTGGATATCTTTAACCCGGCCACCGGGCAGGCGATCGCCTCTACCGCCGATGCCAGCGCCCAGGATGTCGACCGCGCGGTAATGTCCGGCTGGCGCGCCTTCGTGGCCCGGAGCTGGTCCGGTAAACTGCCCGCTGAGCGGGAACGTATTCTGCTGCGCTTCGCCGATCTGGTGGAGCAGCACACCGAGGAGCTGGCCCAGCTCGAAACCCTGGAGCAGGGCAAATCCATTAACATCTCCCGCGCCTTTGAGGTGGGCTGCACCCTGAACTGGATGCGCTACACCGCCGGGCTGACGACTAAAATTTCCGGTAAGACGCTGGATCTCTCCATTCCGATGCCGCAGGGGGCCCGCTACCAGGCCTGGACCCGCAAAGAGCCGATTGGCGTGGTGGCCGGGATCGTGCCGTGGAACTTCCCGCTGCTGATCGGCATGTGGAAAGTGATGCCCGCCCTGGCGGCAGGCTGCTCAATCGTCATCAAACCGTCCGAAACCACGCCGCTGACCCTGCTGCGCGTGGCCGAACTGGCAAGTGAGGCCGGGATCCCGGACGGCGTCTTTAACGTGGTCACCGGCAGCGGTGCGGTGTGTGGCGCGGCGCTGACTAACCATCCGCATATCGCCAAAGTGAGCTTTACCGGCTCCACCGCCACCGGCAAGCAGATTGCGCGCGCCGCCGCCGACCGACTGATGGGCGTGACCCTGGAGCTGGGCGGTAAAAACCCGGCCATCGTACTGAAAGATGCCGATCCGGCCTGGGTGATCGAAGGGCTGATGACCGGCAGCTTCCTCAATCAGGGCCAGGTGTGCGCCGCCAGCTCGCGCATTTACATCGAAGCGCCGCTCTTTGATACCCTGGTAAGCGGCTTTGAGCAGGCGGTGAAATCCCTGAGCGTCGGGCCGGGCATGTCCCAGACGGCGCACATCAACCCGCTGGTTTCCCGCGCCCACTGCGATAAGGTGCAGACCTTCCTCGACGAAGCGCAGTCGCGTCAGGCGGAGCTGATTAGCGGCAACCGCGGCCCGAACGGGGAAGGGTATTATGTATCGCCGACCCTGGTGGTGAACCCGGACGCCAGCCTGCGCCTGACCCGCGAAGAGGTGTTTGGCCCGGTGGTGAACCTGGTGCGCGTCGCAGATGGGGAAGAGGCATTACGCCTGGCGAACGATACCGAATACGGGCTGACCGCCAGCGTCTGGACGCAAAACATCAGTAAAGCGCTGGAGTACACCGACCGTTTGCAGGCCGGTACCGTGTGGGTGAACAGCCATACCCTGATCGACGCCAACCTGCCGTTTGGCGGCATGAAGCAGTCCGGCACCGGCCGTGATTTCGGCCCGGACTGGCTGGATGGCTGGTGTGAAACCAAATCGGTGTGCGTGCGCTATTAG
- the feaR gene encoding transcriptional regulator FeaR → MRANETDHYQQWLAQINQVCGSFAARPMSGEFYGELESTWTGNLKLSTVTAGGVNLFRTHQEIKTSNDAWFYTVFQLEGEAGLEQDDRQIVLNAGDITLIDASRPCSIYWPEKSRQISLLLPRQILEQHFRFQEVSCAQKLSHSLPTVQLSYRLLQDSMNNPTLSETESEAALEAMVCLLRPVLQQRETVQPRKARQFTQVLTLIDDHIQAEHLRPEWIAAECGMSVRSLYRMFAGKGLVVAQYIKNRRLDLCAQMLRGARDDEKLAGIGYSWGFTDHSHFSTAFKQRFGISPGEYRKRHR, encoded by the coding sequence ATGCGTGCAAACGAAACGGACCATTATCAGCAGTGGCTGGCGCAGATAAACCAGGTTTGCGGGAGTTTTGCGGCCCGGCCGATGAGCGGCGAGTTTTACGGCGAGCTGGAATCGACCTGGACCGGCAACCTGAAGCTCAGCACCGTTACCGCTGGCGGCGTGAATCTGTTTCGTACTCACCAGGAGATCAAAACCAGCAACGACGCCTGGTTCTACACCGTGTTTCAGCTGGAAGGTGAAGCCGGGCTGGAGCAGGACGACCGGCAGATTGTGCTGAACGCGGGGGATATCACCCTGATTGACGCCTCCCGCCCCTGCTCGATCTACTGGCCGGAAAAATCACGCCAGATTTCATTGCTGCTGCCGCGCCAGATCCTTGAGCAGCACTTCCGCTTTCAGGAAGTCAGCTGCGCGCAGAAACTTTCCCACAGCCTGCCCACCGTGCAGCTTAGCTACCGTCTGCTGCAGGACAGCATGAACAACCCGACATTGAGCGAGACCGAAAGCGAAGCCGCGCTGGAGGCGATGGTCTGCCTGCTGCGCCCGGTATTGCAGCAGCGTGAAACCGTCCAGCCGCGCAAGGCGCGTCAGTTTACTCAGGTGCTGACCCTCATCGATGACCATATTCAGGCTGAACACCTGCGCCCGGAGTGGATTGCGGCGGAATGCGGTATGTCGGTACGGAGCCTGTACCGGATGTTTGCCGGGAAAGGGCTGGTGGTGGCGCAGTACATAAAAAATCGCCGTCTGGATCTGTGCGCGCAGATGCTGCGTGGTGCCCGCGACGACGAAAAACTGGCCGGGATTGGCTACAGCTGGGGCTTTACTGACCATAGCCACTTCTCTACGGCGTTTAAGCAGCGCTTCGGGATTTCACCTGGCGAATACCGCAAGCGCCACCGCTGA
- a CDS encoding YdbL family protein, which yields MKKLIVLLVFILGLSAPALALTLSEARTEGRVGETLSGYIAPRSQDRETLMLVEQINRARTESYQKLADSNNIPVDEVAKMAGTKLVERARPGEYVKGINGKWMQK from the coding sequence ATGAAAAAATTGATCGTGCTGCTTGTGTTCATCCTGGGACTCAGCGCGCCCGCGCTGGCGCTGACCCTGAGTGAAGCCCGCACCGAAGGGCGCGTCGGGGAGACGCTGAGCGGGTATATTGCGCCGCGCAGTCAGGACAGGGAAACCCTGATGCTGGTGGAGCAGATCAACAGGGCGCGCACCGAGAGCTATCAGAAACTGGCGGACAGTAATAACATTCCGGTGGATGAAGTGGCGAAGATGGCCGGGACAAAACTGGTCGAGCGCGCCCGCCCCGGTGAATACGTCAAGGGGATCAACGGCAAGTGGATGCAGAAGTGA
- a CDS encoding YnbE family lipoprotein — protein sequence MKKLAGGFTAIVILTLTGCTPRIEVAASKEPITINMNVKIEHEIHIKVDKDVESLLKSRSDLF from the coding sequence ATGAAAAAGCTGGCCGGTGGCTTCACCGCGATTGTGATTCTGACGCTCACAGGCTGCACGCCGAGGATCGAAGTGGCGGCGTCGAAGGAGCCTATCACCATCAACATGAACGTCAAAATTGAACATGAAATCCACATCAAAGTGGATAAAGACGTGGAATCGCTGCTGAAATCCCGCAGCGATCTCTTCTGA